The Pantoea phytobeneficialis genome has a segment encoding these proteins:
- the yigL gene encoding sugar/pyridoxal phosphate phosphatase YigL produces MYHIVASDLDGTLLSPDHRLTPFARTTLQELVARDVHFVFATGRHYIDVGQMRDKLGIPAYMITSNGARVHNADGELIFSHNLDADIAQDLYGLKYHDEQVLTHVYRDDEWFISRHRPAEQDYFRESVFNYQVYQPGMLPSDGISKVFFTCDDPEHLIPMEQAIEARWGDRVNVSFSLPTCLEVMAGGVSKGHALEAVAKQLGYSLKECIAFGDGMNDVEMLSMAGKGCIMRNAHQRLKDTLPALEVIGSNAEDAVPQTLRKLFLA; encoded by the coding sequence ATGTACCACATCGTCGCATCCGACCTGGATGGCACGCTGCTCTCACCAGACCATCGTCTGACCCCTTTCGCCCGCACCACGTTGCAGGAGCTGGTGGCACGCGATGTCCATTTCGTTTTTGCCACCGGTCGTCACTATATCGATGTGGGTCAGATGCGCGACAAACTCGGCATCCCGGCTTATATGATTACCTCCAACGGCGCACGCGTGCACAATGCTGACGGCGAGTTGATCTTCAGCCATAACCTGGATGCCGACATCGCCCAGGATCTGTATGGCCTGAAATACCACGATGAACAGGTTCTGACCCACGTTTACCGTGACGACGAATGGTTTATCAGCCGTCACCGCCCGGCGGAGCAGGATTATTTTCGTGAATCGGTGTTTAACTACCAGGTTTACCAGCCGGGGATGCTGCCGAGCGATGGCATCAGCAAAGTGTTCTTTACCTGCGACGATCCTGAGCATCTGATCCCGATGGAGCAGGCGATTGAGGCGCGTTGGGGCGATCGGGTCAATGTCAGCTTCTCGCTGCCGACCTGTCTCGAAGTGATGGCGGGGGGTGTCTCCAAGGGACATGCGCTGGAAGCGGTGGCAAAACAGCTCGGCTATTCATTGAAAGAGTGCATCGCGTTTGGTGATGGCATGAACGATGTCGAGATGCTCAGCATGGCCGGTAAGGGCTGCATCATGCGTAATGCCCATCAGCGTCTGAAAGATACCTTGCCTGCGCTGGAAGTGATTGGCAGCAATGCCGAAGACGCTGTACCGCAGACGCTGCGTAAATTGTTCCTGGCATAA
- a CDS encoding carboxylate/amino acid/amine transporter — translation MLLLIVTTILWAFSFSLIGEYLAGQVDSWFSVLMRLALAAIVFLPFLRWRGYRASTILLYMLVGMLQLGVMYLLSFEAYLYLSVTEFLLFTVMTPLYVTLIYDLLSRRPLRIGYAFSAMLAVIGAAIIRYDKVSDHFWFGLLLVQAANICFAIGMVGYKRLQETRPMPQHTAFSWFYLGAVIIAVIAWSLWGNPNKLPTTSLQWGILVWLGVAASGLGYFMWNYGATQVDAGTLGIMNNMHVPAGLLVNLAIWQEKPHWPSFIAGAIVIFASLYVHKRWVLGKTTTSH, via the coding sequence GTGCTGTTATTGATCGTTACCACCATTCTGTGGGCTTTTTCCTTTAGTTTAATCGGGGAATATCTGGCGGGTCAGGTGGATTCCTGGTTCTCGGTGCTGATGCGCCTGGCGCTGGCAGCCATTGTGTTCCTGCCCTTCCTGCGCTGGCGTGGCTATCGCGCTTCAACCATCTTGCTGTATATGCTGGTGGGAATGCTGCAACTGGGTGTCATGTACCTGCTGAGTTTCGAAGCCTATCTCTATCTGAGCGTCACCGAATTCCTGCTGTTCACCGTGATGACACCGCTGTATGTCACCCTGATTTATGATTTGCTCAGTCGGCGTCCACTGCGCATCGGCTATGCCTTTAGCGCCATGCTGGCGGTGATTGGCGCGGCGATTATCCGTTACGACAAAGTCAGCGATCATTTCTGGTTTGGCCTGCTGCTGGTGCAGGCGGCGAATATCTGCTTTGCCATTGGCATGGTAGGTTACAAGCGTTTGCAGGAAACACGTCCGATGCCGCAGCACACCGCCTTTTCCTGGTTCTACCTCGGCGCGGTGATTATTGCGGTGATTGCCTGGAGCCTGTGGGGTAATCCCAACAAACTGCCGACCACTTCGCTGCAATGGGGCATTCTGGTGTGGCTCGGCGTTGCGGCGTCTGGCCTGGGATACTTTATGTGGAACTACGGCGCGACCCAGGTGGATGCGGGGACGCTGGGGATTATGAACAATATGCACGTTCCGGCTGGCTTGCTGGTGAACCTGGCGATCTGGCAGGAAAAACCGCACTGGCCCAGCTTTATCGCTGGAGCCATCGTGATTTTTGCGTCACTTTACGTTCATAAACGCTGGGTGTTGGGAAAGACCACCACCAGCCATTAA
- a CDS encoding DUF1456 family protein — translation MTNNDVLRSVRYMLDLSDSKVVEIFALAGSDVPLEDVQAWLKKDDDAAYRPCPDVLMGYFLNGLIFHRRGKSEDAPAPSIERRMNNNIFLKKLRIAFALKTTDIPEVLLKANFKVSQAEIGAIFRNPDHKNYRECGDQILRNFLKGLTLVQRPTPVKKA, via the coding sequence ATGACTAATAACGATGTGCTGCGCAGTGTGCGCTATATGCTGGACCTGAGCGACAGCAAAGTGGTGGAGATTTTTGCGCTGGCAGGCAGCGATGTGCCGCTGGAAGATGTTCAGGCATGGCTGAAGAAGGACGATGACGCTGCATATCGTCCTTGCCCTGACGTGCTGATGGGGTATTTCCTTAACGGTTTAATTTTCCATCGTCGTGGTAAAAGCGAAGATGCGCCTGCGCCGTCGATTGAGCGCCGGATGAATAACAACATTTTCCTGAAGAAACTGCGCATCGCGTTTGCCCTGAAGACCACGGATATCCCCGAGGTGTTGCTGAAGGCGAACTTTAAAGTTTCTCAGGCGGAGATTGGCGCGATTTTCCGTAACCCGGATCATAAAAACTATCGCGAGTGCGGTGACCAGATTCTGCGTAACTTTTTGAAGGGGTTGACGCTGGTGCAGCGTCCAACCCCCGTCAAAAAGGCTTAA
- the metR gene encoding HTH-type transcriptional regulator MetR produces the protein MIELKHLRTLQALRNTGSLAAAAAQLHQTQSALSHQFSDLEQRLGFRLFVRKSQPLRFTPQGEILLQLAEQILPQIQQALQACHEPHQTTLRIAIECHSCIQWLTPALNNFRQSWPQVVMDFKSGVTFDPQPALQQGELDVVLTSDILPRSGLFYSPMFDFEVRLVMAPDHRLANVEHISPEDLADEVLMIYPVQRQRLDIWRNFLQPAGISPALKSVDNTLLLIQMVSAGMGIAALPHWVVESFEQQGLVVTKTLGDGLWSRLYAAMRDGEQRQPVLEAFVRFARQHACEHLPFVRDAARPGSLQPLSS, from the coding sequence ATGATCGAACTCAAACACCTGCGAACGCTGCAAGCGTTAAGGAATACCGGTTCGCTGGCTGCCGCCGCTGCCCAGCTTCATCAAACGCAATCGGCGTTGTCTCATCAGTTCAGCGATCTGGAGCAACGGCTGGGCTTTCGCCTGTTTGTGCGTAAGAGCCAGCCGCTACGCTTTACGCCACAGGGGGAGATCCTGTTACAACTGGCTGAGCAGATCCTGCCGCAGATTCAGCAAGCCTTGCAGGCTTGTCATGAGCCGCATCAAACCACGCTGCGTATTGCGATTGAGTGTCACAGTTGCATTCAGTGGCTGACGCCTGCGTTAAATAATTTCCGTCAGAGTTGGCCCCAGGTGGTGATGGATTTTAAATCTGGCGTGACCTTTGACCCACAACCAGCCTTGCAACAGGGTGAGCTGGATGTGGTGCTGACCTCGGATATTCTGCCGCGCAGCGGTTTGTTCTATTCGCCGATGTTCGATTTTGAGGTGCGCCTGGTGATGGCCCCGGATCATCGACTGGCAAACGTTGAGCACATTTCACCGGAAGATTTGGCAGATGAAGTGCTGATGATTTACCCGGTGCAGCGTCAGCGTCTCGATATCTGGCGAAACTTCCTGCAACCGGCAGGCATCAGCCCAGCCCTGAAGAGTGTCGATAATACCCTGTTGTTGATTCAGATGGTGTCAGCCGGTATGGGCATTGCGGCGTTACCACATTGGGTAGTGGAGAGTTTTGAACAACAGGGGTTGGTGGTGACGAAAACGTTGGGCGATGGGTTGTGGAGCCGTTTGTATGCGGCGATGCGCGATGGTGAGCAGCGTCAGCCGGTGCTGGAGGCGTTTGTGCGCTTTGCCCGTCAGCATGCCTGCGAACATTTGCCGTTTGTACGTGATGCTGCGCGCCCGGGTTCGTTACAGCCCCTGTCTTCCTGA
- the metE gene encoding 5-methyltetrahydropteroyltriglutamate--homocysteine S-methyltransferase, which produces MTILNHTLGFPRVGLRRELKKAQESYWAGNSSQEELLAVGRELRARHWQQQKDAGVDLLPVGDFAWYDHVLTTSLLLGNVPARHQNKEGSVDLDTLFRLGRGRAPTGEPAAAAEMTKWFNTNYHYMVPEFTRGQQFKLTWTQLLDEVDEALALGHNVKPVLLGPVTYLWLGKVKGEQFDRLSLLPAILPVYQQVLAELKKRGIEWVQIDEPALSLELPAAWRAAFQPAYDALQGATKLLLTTYFDSIGQNLEVIKALPVQGLHVDLVHGKDDIQQLHQQLPAEWLLSVGVINGRNVWRADLSRWFERLQPLVGQRPQLWIGSSCSLLHSPIDLSVETRLDDEVKSWFAFALQKCAELALLSKALNNNDAQSLEAWSAPIRARAHSSRVHNAAVAQRLANIQAADTERHSAYRERAKAQRNRFNLPAWPTTTIGSFPQTTEIRGLRLDFKKGNIDGGHYRTGIAEHIKQAIVEQERLGLDVLVHGEAERNDMVEYFGENLDGFIFTQNGWVQSYGSRCVKPPVIIGDVSRPAAITVEWAKYAQSLTDKPVKGMLTGPVTILCWSFPREDVSRETIAKQIALALRDEVADLEKAGIGIIQIDEPALREGLPLHQSDWAAYLTWAVDAFRLNAAVAQDDTQIHTHMCYCEFNDIMDSIAALDADVITIETSRSDMDLLDAFKEFEYPNEIGPGVYDIHSPNVPSVEWMEDLLRKAALSIPEQRLWVNPDCGLKTRGWTETRQALANMVIAAKHLRGETA; this is translated from the coding sequence ATGACCATTCTGAACCACACACTCGGTTTCCCTCGCGTCGGTTTGCGTCGTGAATTGAAAAAAGCTCAGGAAAGCTACTGGGCAGGTAACAGTTCACAGGAAGAGCTGCTGGCTGTGGGCCGTGAACTGCGTGCGCGCCACTGGCAACAACAGAAAGATGCGGGTGTGGACCTGCTGCCCGTGGGCGACTTCGCCTGGTACGATCACGTACTGACCACCAGCCTGCTGCTGGGCAACGTACCGGCACGTCATCAGAATAAAGAGGGTTCAGTCGATCTCGACACCCTGTTCCGCCTGGGCCGTGGCCGTGCACCGACCGGTGAACCGGCGGCTGCCGCGGAGATGACCAAATGGTTTAACACCAACTATCACTACATGGTGCCGGAATTCACCCGTGGGCAGCAGTTCAAACTGACCTGGACCCAATTGCTGGACGAAGTGGACGAAGCGCTGGCGCTCGGCCACAACGTCAAACCTGTGCTGCTCGGTCCGGTGACTTACCTGTGGTTGGGTAAAGTGAAGGGTGAACAGTTTGACCGCCTGTCATTGCTGCCAGCGATCCTGCCGGTCTACCAACAGGTGCTGGCTGAACTGAAAAAACGCGGTATCGAATGGGTGCAGATTGATGAACCGGCACTGTCGCTGGAACTGCCAGCGGCGTGGCGCGCGGCGTTTCAACCCGCTTATGACGCGCTACAGGGTGCAACCAAACTGCTGCTGACCACCTACTTCGACAGCATCGGCCAAAACCTGGAAGTGATCAAAGCGCTGCCGGTGCAGGGCCTGCACGTTGACCTGGTACACGGCAAAGACGATATTCAACAGCTCCACCAACAACTGCCTGCCGAATGGCTGCTGTCGGTCGGGGTGATCAACGGTCGCAACGTCTGGCGTGCTGATCTCAGCCGCTGGTTTGAGCGCCTGCAACCGCTGGTGGGGCAACGCCCGCAACTGTGGATTGGCTCCTCTTGCTCCCTGCTGCACAGCCCGATCGACCTGAGCGTGGAAACCCGCCTGGATGATGAAGTCAAAAGCTGGTTCGCCTTCGCCCTGCAAAAATGCGCAGAGCTGGCATTGTTGAGCAAGGCATTGAATAACAATGATGCCCAGTCACTGGAAGCCTGGAGTGCGCCAATCCGAGCCCGTGCCCACTCCAGCCGGGTGCACAATGCCGCCGTGGCGCAGCGTTTGGCCAATATTCAGGCCGCAGATACTGAGCGTCACAGCGCTTACCGTGAACGCGCCAAAGCGCAACGTAACCGCTTCAATCTGCCCGCATGGCCAACCACCACCATTGGTTCATTTCCCCAGACCACAGAAATTCGCGGCCTGCGCCTCGACTTCAAAAAAGGCAACATTGATGGCGGCCACTACCGTACCGGCATCGCTGAACACATCAAACAGGCGATTGTCGAGCAGGAACGCCTCGGTCTGGACGTGCTGGTGCACGGCGAAGCGGAGCGTAACGACATGGTCGAATACTTCGGGGAAAATCTCGATGGCTTCATCTTTACCCAGAACGGTTGGGTACAGAGCTACGGTTCACGCTGCGTCAAACCGCCAGTGATCATCGGTGATGTCAGCCGCCCGGCAGCCATCACCGTGGAGTGGGCGAAATATGCGCAGTCGCTGACCGACAAACCGGTCAAAGGTATGCTTACCGGTCCGGTCACCATCTTGTGCTGGTCGTTCCCGCGCGAAGACGTCAGCCGTGAAACCATCGCTAAACAGATTGCGCTGGCACTGCGCGACGAAGTGGCCGATCTGGAAAAAGCCGGTATCGGCATTATCCAGATTGACGAACCGGCGCTGCGTGAAGGCCTGCCGCTGCATCAATCTGACTGGGCGGCGTACCTCACCTGGGCGGTGGATGCGTTCCGTCTCAACGCCGCCGTGGCGCAGGATGACACCCAGATCCACACCCATATGTGTTATTGCGAGTTCAACGACATCATGGACTCGATTGCCGCCCTGGATGCCGACGTGATCACCATCGAAACCTCACGTTCCGACATGGACCTGCTGGATGCGTTTAAAGAGTTTGAATACCCAAATGAAATCGGCCCAGGTGTGTATGACATCCACTCACCGAACGTACCGAGTGTTGAATGGATGGAGGATTTGCTGCGTAAAGCCGCGCTGAGTATCCCGGAGCAACGTCTGTGGGTGAATCCGGACTGCGGTCTGAAAACCCGAGGTTGGACAGAAACCCGTCAGGCACTGGCGAATATGGTTATCGCGGCGAAGCACCTGCGCGGTGAAACAGCCTGA